One window of the Pseudomonas sp. S04 genome contains the following:
- the lon gene encoding endopeptidase La, protein MKTTIELPLLPLRDVVVYPHMVIPLFVGREKSIEALEAAMTGDKQILLLAQRNPADDDPGEDALYRVGTIATVLQLLKLPDGTVKVLVEGEQRGAVERFIEVDGHCRAEVSLIDEVDAPERESEVFVRSLLSQFEQYVQLGKKVPAEVLSSLNSIDEPGRLVDTMAAHMALKIEQKQEILEILDLSARVEHVLALLDAEIDLLQVEKRIRGRVKKQMERSQREYYLNEQMKAIQKELGDSEEGHNEVEELKKRIDAAGLPKDALAKALAELNKLKQMSPMSAEATVVRTYIDWLVQVPWKAQSKVRLDLARAEDILDADHYGLEEVKERILEYLAVQKRVKKIRGPVLCLVGPPGVGKTSLAESIAHATNRKFVRMALGGVRDEAEIRGHRRTYIGSMPGRLIQKMTKVGVRNPLFLLDEIDKMGSDMRGDPASALLEVLDPEQNHNFNDHYLEVDYDLSDVMFLCTSNSMNIPAALLDRMEVIRLPGYTEDEKINIAVKYLSPKQIQANGLKKGELEFEAEAIRDIIRYYTREAGVRGLERQIAKVCRKTVKEHALEKRFSVKVTADMLEHFLGVRKFRYGLAEQQDQVGQVTGLAWTQVGGELLTIEAAVVPGKGQLIKTGSLGDVMVESITAALTVVRSRAKSLGIPLDFHEKRDTHIHMPEGATPKDGPSAGVGMCTALVSALTGIPVRADVAMTGEITLRGQVLAIGGLKEKLLAAHRGGIKTVIIPEENVRDLKEIPDNIKQDLQIKPVKWIDEVLQIALQYAPEPLPDVAPEIVAKDEKRESDSKERISTH, encoded by the coding sequence ATGAAGACAACCATCGAATTGCCTCTCCTGCCATTGCGTGATGTCGTGGTTTATCCGCACATGGTTATCCCGCTGTTCGTGGGGCGCGAGAAATCTATCGAAGCCCTCGAGGCCGCGATGACGGGCGACAAGCAGATCCTGCTGCTGGCCCAGAGAAACCCTGCCGACGACGATCCCGGAGAAGACGCGCTGTATCGCGTCGGGACCATCGCCACCGTGCTGCAATTGCTCAAGCTGCCTGATGGCACCGTCAAGGTGTTGGTCGAGGGTGAGCAACGTGGTGCTGTCGAGCGTTTCATTGAAGTGGACGGCCACTGCCGTGCCGAAGTTTCCCTGATCGACGAAGTCGACGCGCCAGAGCGCGAGTCGGAAGTGTTCGTTCGCAGTTTGCTGTCGCAGTTCGAACAGTACGTTCAACTGGGCAAGAAAGTCCCTGCCGAAGTCCTGTCGTCGCTCAACAGCATCGACGAGCCAGGTCGCCTGGTCGATACCATGGCCGCGCACATGGCGCTGAAAATCGAGCAGAAGCAGGAAATCCTCGAGATTCTCGACCTGTCGGCCCGTGTCGAACACGTGCTGGCGTTGCTGGATGCGGAAATCGACCTGCTGCAAGTCGAAAAACGCATTCGTGGCCGGGTCAAGAAACAAATGGAGCGCAGTCAGCGCGAGTACTACCTGAATGAGCAGATGAAGGCCATTCAGAAAGAGCTCGGCGACAGCGAAGAAGGCCACAACGAAGTCGAAGAGCTGAAAAAGCGCATCGATGCCGCCGGCCTGCCAAAAGATGCACTGGCCAAGGCCCTGGCTGAGCTGAACAAGCTCAAGCAAATGTCGCCGATGTCGGCCGAAGCGACCGTAGTGCGCACCTACATCGACTGGCTGGTCCAGGTGCCATGGAAGGCGCAGAGCAAGGTCCGCCTGGACCTGGCGCGTGCCGAAGACATTCTCGACGCCGACCACTATGGTCTGGAAGAAGTCAAAGAGCGGATCCTCGAATACCTCGCCGTGCAAAAGCGCGTGAAGAAAATTCGTGGTCCGGTGTTGTGTCTGGTCGGTCCTCCTGGGGTCGGTAAAACTTCCCTGGCCGAGTCGATTGCCCACGCCACCAACCGTAAATTTGTCCGTATGGCCCTGGGTGGCGTGCGTGACGAAGCGGAAATCCGTGGTCATCGCCGTACTTACATCGGTTCGATGCCAGGAAGATTGATTCAAAAGATGACCAAAGTAGGGGTGCGCAACCCGCTGTTCCTGCTCGATGAAATCGACAAGATGGGCAGCGACATGCGAGGCGATCCGGCATCGGCCTTGCTGGAAGTGCTCGACCCCGAGCAGAACCACAATTTCAACGATCACTATCTGGAAGTCGACTACGACCTGTCCGATGTGATGTTCCTGTGCACCTCGAACTCGATGAACATTCCCGCGGCGCTGCTCGACCGTATGGAAGTGATCCGCCTGCCGGGTTACACCGAAGACGAGAAGATCAACATTGCGGTCAAATACCTGTCGCCCAAACAGATCCAGGCCAACGGCCTGAAGAAGGGCGAGTTGGAATTCGAAGCCGAAGCGATCCGCGACATCATCCGCTACTACACCCGCGAAGCCGGTGTGCGTGGGCTGGAGCGCCAGATTGCCAAGGTCTGCCGCAAGACTGTCAAAGAGCACGCGTTGGAAAAACGCTTCTCGGTGAAAGTCACGGCCGACATGCTCGAGCACTTCCTGGGCGTGCGCAAATTCCGCTACGGCCTGGCCGAGCAGCAGGACCAGGTGGGCCAAGTGACGGGCCTGGCATGGACCCAGGTGGGCGGTGAATTGCTGACCATCGAAGCGGCCGTGGTCCCGGGCAAGGGGCAATTGATCAAGACCGGTTCGCTGGGCGATGTGATGGTCGAATCGATCACCGCAGCCCTGACGGTTGTACGCAGTCGGGCCAAGAGCCTGGGGATCCCCCTGGACTTCCATGAGAAGCGCGACACCCACATCCACATGCCGGAAGGGGCTACGCCCAAAGACGGTCCTAGTGCGGGTGTAGGCATGTGCACGGCACTGGTGTCGGCACTGACCGGGATCCCGGTACGGGCGGATGTCGCCATGACCGGCGAAATCACCCTGCGCGGTCAGGTCCTGGCCATCGGTGGCCTGAAGGAAAAACTGCTGGCGGCACATCGCGGCGGGATCAAGACGGTGATCATTCCTGAAGAGAACGTACGCGATCTGAAGGAAATTCCCGACAACATCAAGCAAGATCTTCAGATTAAACCGGTTAAATGGATTGACGAGGTCCTGCAAATTGCGCTGCAATACGCGCCGGAGCCCTTGCCCGATGTGGCTCCCGAGATAGTTGCAAAGGATGAAAAACGCGAGTCTGACTCTAAGGAAAGAATTAGCACGCATTAG
- a CDS encoding HU family DNA-binding protein has translation MNKSELIDAIAASADIPKAAAGRALDAVIESVTGALKAGDSVVLVGFGTFSVTDRPARIGRNPQTGKTLEIAAAKKPGFKAGKALKEAVN, from the coding sequence GTGAACAAGTCGGAACTGATTGATGCTATCGCTGCATCCGCTGATATCCCGAAAGCTGCTGCTGGCCGTGCGCTGGACGCTGTAATCGAATCCGTCACTGGTGCCCTCAAGGCCGGCGACTCTGTAGTTCTGGTAGGTTTCGGTACTTTCTCCGTGACTGACCGTCCAGCTCGTATCGGTCGTAACCCACAGACCGGTAAGACTCTGGAAATCGCTGCTGCCAAAAAGCCAGGCTTCAAAGCCGGTAAAGCACTGAAAGAAGCTGTCAACTAA